A genomic segment from Orrella daihaiensis encodes:
- the hemN gene encoding oxygen-independent coproporphyrinogen III oxidase, with protein sequence MELAHLTTLDFDAAMIARHDGSGPRYTSYPTADRFQSGSVSTHYIEALRERDAGHADAPLSLYVHIPFCDTVCYYCACNKIVTKHKFKADPYLDDLEKEIGLIRKLFHEAPVVSQLHFGGGTPTFLTNMQMERLLKMLHANFRFADDAECSVEIDPRRLEPGVLKLMADYGFNRMSLGVQDVDEAVQKAINRVQPVAVTGQVLDEARSLGYKSINMDLIYGLPLQSVNTMYRTLKTVLAWRPDRIALYSYAHLPDRFKPQRRIDNDAIPSPQEKLAMLKLAVTTLLDAGYVYIGMDHFALPDDELAQSMDEGTLQRNFQGYSTRADCDLIALGVSAISRIGHVYAQNARTLEEYHEMLEREELPLIRGLVMNRDDEIRRDAIHSLLCQSKLSFTDMGQTWGIDAQEYFVEDLDALRGLQSDGLVEIDDQQVTITPKGRFLSRVVAMRFDKYLRMGQPMARYSKVI encoded by the coding sequence ATGGAACTTGCACACTTAACCACTCTGGATTTTGATGCGGCAATGATCGCCCGCCACGACGGCAGCGGTCCACGTTACACGTCTTATCCAACCGCTGACCGCTTCCAATCGGGGTCAGTCAGCACCCATTACATCGAAGCCTTGCGCGAGCGGGATGCTGGACATGCCGATGCGCCGTTGTCGCTGTATGTCCATATCCCGTTTTGTGACACAGTTTGCTATTACTGTGCTTGCAACAAGATTGTCACAAAGCACAAGTTCAAAGCAGATCCGTATCTCGATGATCTTGAGAAAGAAATCGGGCTAATCCGCAAACTTTTTCACGAAGCGCCAGTCGTTAGCCAATTGCACTTTGGGGGCGGAACGCCGACGTTTCTGACCAATATGCAGATGGAGCGGCTGCTTAAGATGCTGCATGCCAACTTCAGGTTTGCTGATGATGCTGAGTGTTCGGTCGAAATTGATCCACGCAGGCTTGAGCCCGGCGTCTTAAAGCTCATGGCTGACTATGGCTTCAATCGTATGAGCCTAGGCGTTCAAGACGTTGATGAGGCTGTACAAAAGGCCATCAATCGGGTGCAGCCGGTAGCGGTCACAGGGCAGGTTCTAGATGAGGCGCGCTCGCTTGGCTACAAGTCGATCAACATGGACTTGATTTATGGCTTGCCCTTGCAGTCAGTCAACACCATGTACCGCACCCTAAAGACTGTGCTCGCCTGGCGTCCTGACCGGATTGCACTCTATAGCTACGCACATCTCCCAGACCGTTTTAAACCGCAACGTCGTATTGACAACGACGCCATCCCATCGCCACAAGAAAAACTCGCCATGCTAAAGCTGGCAGTCACCACGCTACTTGATGCTGGATATGTTTATATCGGTATGGATCACTTTGCCTTGCCGGATGACGAACTGGCTCAATCGATGGACGAAGGTACGCTGCAGCGTAATTTTCAAGGCTACTCAACCCGCGCTGACTGTGACCTCATTGCGCTAGGGGTGTCGGCCATTAGCCGAATCGGCCATGTATATGCTCAAAACGCCCGAACGCTTGAGGAGTACCACGAAATGCTCGAGCGCGAGGAATTGCCGCTGATCCGTGGCCTAGTCATGAATCGTGACGATGAAATCCGTCGAGACGCGATTCATTCTCTTTTATGTCAGTCTAAGTTGTCATTTACTGATATGGGTCAAACCTGGGGAATCGATGCACAGGAATACTTCGTAGAAGATCTTGATGCATTGAGAGGGCTGCAGTCTGATGGCTTAGTCGAGATTGATGATCAGCAGGTAACGATTACACCCAAGGGAAGGTTTTTGTCCAGAGTCGTTGCAATGCGTTTTGACAAATACCTGCGCATGGGGCAGCCCATGGCCCGATATTCGAAGGTGATTTGA
- a CDS encoding nucleotidyltransferase domain-containing protein: MGTKLAIPTPQSLSDALFPGTKQRVLGILYGQPDRSFYASELIKLANSGSGAVQRELATLTGSGLISMKQVGNQKHYQANANSPIFTELRAIIQKTVGLADPLRQALQAMSNEIAAAFVYGSVAKKTDTADSDIDLMVIADDLSYGALFTALEDARATLGRPVNPTILSRDEFHSRIAKHESFLTRVMDQPKIWILGEECDLSV, translated from the coding sequence ATGGGTACGAAACTAGCTATTCCCACCCCGCAGAGCCTGTCCGACGCTCTCTTTCCCGGCACCAAACAGCGCGTGCTAGGGATTTTGTATGGGCAGCCTGACCGTAGCTTTTACGCTAGCGAATTAATCAAGCTCGCAAATAGCGGATCTGGTGCGGTGCAGCGCGAACTTGCAACGCTCACCGGCAGCGGGCTCATCTCGATGAAGCAGGTGGGAAACCAAAAGCACTACCAAGCCAATGCGAACTCGCCTATTTTCACTGAACTACGTGCCATTATTCAGAAAACGGTGGGTTTAGCTGACCCACTGCGACAGGCATTGCAAGCAATGTCCAATGAGATTGCAGCGGCTTTTGTATATGGTTCAGTCGCTAAGAAGACCGATACAGCTGACAGCGATATTGACCTGATGGTGATCGCGGATGATCTCAGTTACGGCGCACTCTTCACTGCCTTGGAAGATGCTCGCGCCACCCTCGGACGTCCCGTAAACCCCACAATTTTGTCGCGAGACGAGTTTCACAGCAGGATAGCCAAGCACGAGTCATTCCTGACTCGTGTCATGGATCAACCCAAGATTTGGATTCTAGGAGAAGAGTGTGACCTCAGCGTTTGA
- the moaE gene encoding molybdopterin synthase catalytic subunit MoaE, protein MDSLFQAKVQTEAFDFGEEYYTFLDGDRAAGAVASFVGRVREINDDQDIKTLELEHYPGMTEKVMLEVLNEARQRWPLLGARVIHRVGPLKPGENIVLVLTASAHRHAALDSCAFIMDHLKTRATFWKKETTPQGEHWIKGRDSDELARARWDQNQSGKQS, encoded by the coding sequence ATGGACTCGCTTTTTCAAGCCAAAGTCCAAACCGAAGCCTTCGATTTCGGGGAGGAATACTACACCTTTCTTGACGGAGACCGTGCTGCCGGCGCAGTCGCCTCATTTGTGGGTCGGGTACGTGAAATCAACGATGATCAAGACATCAAGACGCTTGAGCTTGAGCATTACCCAGGCATGACCGAGAAGGTCATGCTTGAGGTTTTAAATGAAGCCAGACAACGCTGGCCATTGCTGGGTGCACGCGTCATTCACCGAGTTGGTCCGTTAAAGCCCGGCGAGAATATTGTGCTGGTATTAACGGCCAGTGCCCACCGACATGCCGCACTGGATTCTTGTGCTTTCATCATGGATCACTTAAAAACCCGCGCCACCTTCTGGAAAAAAGAGACGACCCCGCAAGGCGAGCACTGGATCAAAGGTCGTGACAGCGATGAGCTGGCTCGCGCGCGCTGGGATCAAAACCAGTCAGGCAAGCAATCATGA
- a CDS encoding MoaD/ThiS family protein, translating into MKVQVLFFGELRETVGTAYESVEVVAGMSVSDLIEQLAARGEPWKTAFKASDPLRVAINKDMATLHAALPDNAEVAFFRPVTGG; encoded by the coding sequence ATGAAGGTGCAGGTGCTGTTTTTTGGGGAATTACGTGAGACAGTGGGCACCGCTTACGAGTCGGTCGAGGTTGTCGCTGGAATGTCGGTGTCCGATCTGATTGAGCAATTGGCTGCGCGCGGCGAGCCCTGGAAAACTGCCTTCAAAGCATCAGATCCCTTGCGAGTAGCTATCAATAAGGACATGGCAACTCTTCACGCTGCCCTGCCGGACAATGCAGAAGTCGCCTTCTTTCGGCCAGTGACTGGAGGCTGA
- a CDS encoding Abi family protein: MTKPPFSKPAITHAQQVELLRERGMVFADFGTAEFYLEHLNYYRLSAYWLPFEADHKTHRFQPNTRFERVLNLYVFDRELRLLVLDAIERVEVSVRSHWAYQIAHRHGTHAHLDASIAFKYHLWQQNLDKLGSEVNRSDETFIKHLKNTYQESLPPIWAVCEVMSLGLLSRWYNNLKPMPTRRAIANAYGLDEQVLESWLRHLSLVRNTCAHHSRLWNREFTITPLLPRNKPQCLSSQFNSGSRKLYNTLVLLLYCMDAIAPDHHWRTRLKELIDRHEISVIAMGFLANWKSLHIWQVPAAHGV; encoded by the coding sequence ATGACCAAACCACCATTCAGTAAACCTGCGATCACCCATGCACAACAAGTGGAGTTACTTCGTGAGCGCGGCATGGTGTTCGCCGACTTCGGCACGGCCGAGTTTTACCTTGAACACCTCAATTATTATCGACTTAGCGCCTACTGGCTTCCCTTCGAGGCTGACCACAAAACGCACCGTTTCCAACCTAACACGAGGTTCGAACGGGTTTTAAACCTATACGTATTTGACCGTGAGCTGCGCCTTTTAGTACTTGACGCCATTGAGCGAGTTGAAGTGTCCGTGCGCAGCCACTGGGCTTATCAAATTGCACATCGGCACGGCACACATGCTCACCTCGATGCATCGATAGCTTTCAAGTATCACCTATGGCAACAGAACCTTGATAAGCTGGGTAGCGAAGTTAATCGCTCGGACGAGACCTTCATCAAGCATCTAAAAAATACCTATCAGGAGTCCTTGCCGCCCATATGGGCCGTGTGCGAGGTCATGTCCTTGGGACTGCTCTCGCGCTGGTACAACAACTTGAAACCAATGCCTACTCGACGTGCCATCGCAAATGCCTACGGATTAGATGAGCAGGTGCTAGAGTCATGGCTACGTCATCTTTCACTAGTACGGAACACCTGTGCGCATCACAGCCGACTGTGGAACCGTGAGTTCACTATCACTCCTTTATTGCCACGTAACAAACCGCAGTGCTTATCTAGCCAATTTAATTCGGGCTCTCGCAAACTCTACAACACACTCGTCTTGCTGCTGTATTGCATGGACGCAATCGCACCAGATCACCATTGGCGGACTCGGTTGAAGGAACTGATTGACAGACACGAGATTTCTGTCATAGCCATGGGCTTTCTCGCCAATTGGAAAAGCTTGCACATTTGGCAGGTGCCAGCAGCACACGGTGTTTAG
- the moaA gene encoding GTP 3',8-cyclase MoaA translates to MTPLIDNYGRKIEYVRISVTDRCDLRCNYCMPVGFKDYREPASWLTFPEITRLVKVMSAAGTRRIRLTGGEPLLRRNLPDLVASLRQETSVQDISLTTNATRLTRLAKDLKGAGLDRINISLDSLKRDKVEKICGRDVLDQVIAGIDSALEVGLSPIKINMVVMPGVNEDEIDAMFRFCRDRGLMFRMIETMPMGHTALEAGTVSLQPILEKLRQDHGLIPLIAELGGGPARYWQTPDGKIQVGAITPISQHFCATCNRIRLAVDGTIYLCLGQEEKIEMRDLLRENPNDDAIIGDALARGIHLKPERHHFREAPEKIVRFMSQTGG, encoded by the coding sequence GTGACACCGCTGATTGACAACTATGGCCGCAAAATCGAATACGTGCGCATCAGTGTGACTGATCGGTGTGACCTGCGTTGCAACTACTGCATGCCGGTGGGATTTAAAGACTACCGCGAACCAGCAAGCTGGCTGACATTTCCTGAAATTACGCGCTTGGTCAAAGTGATGTCTGCAGCTGGCACTCGCCGGATCAGGTTGACAGGCGGTGAACCGTTGTTGCGTCGAAACCTGCCTGACCTCGTGGCTAGCTTGCGGCAAGAAACATCTGTTCAAGATATCTCGCTAACCACCAACGCGACGCGGCTGACCCGCCTTGCGAAGGACTTGAAAGGCGCAGGGCTTGATCGAATCAATATCAGTCTGGATAGTCTGAAGCGCGACAAAGTAGAAAAAATCTGTGGTCGAGACGTTCTTGACCAAGTAATTGCTGGCATCGACAGCGCACTCGAGGTGGGTTTGTCCCCCATCAAAATCAACATGGTCGTGATGCCTGGTGTCAATGAAGACGAAATCGACGCCATGTTCCGGTTTTGTCGCGATCGCGGGCTCATGTTTCGCATGATTGAAACCATGCCCATGGGGCACACGGCGCTTGAGGCCGGCACGGTATCACTGCAGCCGATATTAGAGAAACTGCGCCAGGACCACGGGTTGATTCCACTGATTGCAGAGCTCGGCGGCGGACCCGCCCGTTACTGGCAAACACCTGATGGCAAAATCCAAGTCGGCGCCATTACGCCAATTAGCCAGCATTTCTGTGCCACCTGTAACCGCATCCGACTCGCGGTCGATGGGACGATATACCTATGTCTAGGTCAAGAAGAAAAAATTGAGATGCGCGATCTCTTGCGTGAGAACCCAAACGATGACGCCATCATCGGTGACGCCTTGGCGCGAGGCATTCACCTAAAGCCAGAGCGTCATCATTTCCGCGAAGCCCCTGAAAAAATCGTGCGCTTCATGTCGCAAACTGGCGGCTAA
- the moaC gene encoding cyclic pyranopterin monophosphate synthase MoaC, with amino-acid sequence MSNALTHFDSSGQAQMVDVGDKANTKRQAVVSGSITLGPVAMQKVLEGTSKKGDVLGIARIAGIMASKKTSDLIPLCHPIGLTKVSIEFETDEKDCRIDCTATAETVGQTGVEMEALTAVSVALLTIYDMLKAVDRGMVIGPIALQEKLGGKSGHWKR; translated from the coding sequence ATGAGCAATGCACTCACACATTTTGACAGCAGTGGCCAGGCTCAGATGGTGGATGTCGGCGACAAAGCCAACACCAAACGCCAGGCAGTGGTGTCTGGTTCGATCACCTTGGGGCCTGTTGCCATGCAAAAGGTACTCGAAGGCACCAGCAAAAAGGGGGATGTGCTTGGTATTGCGCGAATCGCAGGCATCATGGCCAGTAAAAAAACCAGTGATCTTATTCCGCTTTGTCATCCCATCGGTCTGACCAAGGTATCTATCGAATTCGAAACCGATGAAAAAGATTGCCGCATTGACTGCACCGCGACCGCTGAAACGGTAGGTCAAACTGGTGTGGAAATGGAAGCATTGACGGCAGTTTCAGTTGCACTTTTAACGATCTACGACATGCTTAAGGCGGTGGATCGCGGCATGGTCATTGGTCCTATCGCCCTACAAGAAAAACTCGGTGGCAAATCTGGTCACTGGAAGCGCTAG
- a CDS encoding nucleotidyltransferase domain-containing protein produces the protein MSLKDSLFTDSQAKVYAWIFGQPDRSYHLSELTRLTGLASASLQREVNRMARAGLVTSEMVGNQRRISANRLSPVFEELYQLTRKSMGAEPLLREALRPLSDKISLALIYGSVAKGSDTSASDIDLLIVSDTVGLGDILEHCHNAETQLGRKVNPNCYTLAEFNNRRQESDSFVERVLTQPVIVLFGELHANYSTREP, from the coding sequence ATGTCACTTAAAGACTCACTGTTTACTGACAGCCAAGCCAAAGTCTATGCGTGGATATTTGGCCAGCCTGATCGCAGCTACCATCTAAGCGAGTTGACTAGGCTAACAGGCCTTGCGAGCGCATCGCTACAGCGCGAAGTTAATCGGATGGCGCGAGCCGGGCTCGTGACATCTGAAATGGTCGGTAACCAGCGCCGTATTTCTGCAAACAGGCTAAGCCCGGTTTTCGAGGAGCTATATCAACTCACTCGCAAGTCAATGGGTGCAGAACCCTTGCTTCGTGAGGCACTGCGCCCGCTGTCTGACAAGATCTCTCTTGCCCTGATTTATGGCTCGGTCGCGAAAGGTAGCGATACGTCCGCAAGTGACATTGACCTTTTGATCGTCAGCGACACGGTTGGTCTCGGTGATATTCTCGAGCACTGTCACAATGCCGAGACTCAGCTTGGCCGAAAGGTCAACCCTAACTGTTACACCTTGGCGGAGTTCAATAATCGCCGTCAGGAATCGGACTCTTTTGTGGAGCGCGTGCTGACCCAACCCGTTATTGTTTTATTTGGAGAACTGCATGCCAATTACAGCACTCGCGAACCTTGA
- a CDS encoding Fe(3+) ABC transporter substrate-binding protein, whose product MKHFIKTITAIAVLGTSQAYAAGELNLYSSRHYDTDERLYANFEEQTGIKINRIEDGADKLIERIKAEGANSPADILLTVDAGRLWRADQAGLFQPVESEVLIERIPEHLRHPDGHWYGFSQRGRVIFYDKTKVDPKDIQTYESLADPKLKGLVCMRSAGNIYSLSLLASIIDAAGSEGAQKWAQGVWDNRARDPQGGDTDQLRAIVSGECAIAIANTYYFARALRTAVKGLSEADIKNIGWVFPNQADRGTHVNISGAGVVATAPNRENAIKFLEYLASNQAQEYFSAGNDEYPVVQGVELSESVSKLGEFKVDKVNLSVYGENQREAQQIYDRVGFK is encoded by the coding sequence ATCAAGCATTTCATCAAAACCATCACTGCCATTGCGGTGCTCGGCACCTCGCAAGCCTATGCCGCTGGTGAACTCAACCTCTACTCCTCACGGCACTACGACACCGATGAGCGTCTGTATGCCAACTTTGAAGAACAGACCGGCATCAAAATCAATCGCATCGAGGATGGCGCAGACAAACTGATCGAGCGCATCAAAGCCGAGGGTGCCAACAGCCCAGCCGACATCTTGTTAACGGTCGATGCAGGCCGTCTCTGGCGAGCCGATCAAGCGGGTTTATTTCAGCCCGTTGAATCGGAAGTTCTAATTGAGCGAATCCCAGAGCACCTTCGCCACCCCGACGGTCACTGGTATGGGTTTTCTCAACGAGGCCGGGTGATTTTTTACGACAAAACCAAAGTTGACCCCAAGGATATCCAGACCTATGAGTCACTTGCCGACCCCAAACTCAAAGGCTTAGTGTGCATGCGTTCAGCTGGCAACATTTACTCGCTATCGCTGCTCGCATCGATTATTGACGCTGCCGGTTCTGAAGGCGCACAAAAGTGGGCGCAGGGCGTCTGGGACAACCGAGCCCGTGATCCTCAGGGCGGTGACACCGACCAATTGCGCGCGATTGTGTCTGGCGAATGTGCAATTGCCATTGCTAATACCTACTACTTTGCCCGCGCCTTGCGCACTGCCGTCAAAGGCTTAAGCGAAGCGGATATTAAAAACATTGGTTGGGTATTTCCCAATCAAGCTGACCGCGGTACACACGTCAACATTTCTGGTGCCGGCGTGGTGGCAACTGCCCCCAACCGAGAAAACGCCATCAAGTTTTTGGAGTACCTGGCTAGCAATCAAGCTCAGGAGTACTTCTCGGCTGGCAATGATGAGTACCCGGTGGTGCAAGGGGTTGAATTATCCGAGTCAGTTTCAAAACTTGGCGAGTTCAAAGTCGACAAGGTCAACCTATCGGTCTATGGTGAGAACCAGCGTGAGGCCCAGCAAATCTACGATCGTGTTGGCTTTAAGTAA
- a CDS encoding molybdopterin molybdotransferase MoeA: MSEPSNRRPPMLDFDAAKEQLLSFAAPPVITEDLPLLKAHGRVLAKGVTSPMDVPAFANSSMDGYAICPVDHTASSLNLTVTQRIAAGSQGTQLLPGQAARIFTGAPVPPGTYAVVPQEVVEVNGDQITIVQAVKAGDHVRAQGEDICVGTEIIAPGKKLKPADLALAASVGVTHVTTYKPLTVAILLTGDELVEPGNPLGPGQIYNSNRYWLQSLLTEIGCNVLDPGIVRDTPEDTRAALHDASQQADVIITCGGVSVGEEDHVRAAVASMGRIDLWQIAMKPGKPLAYGKANHADFIGLPGNPVSAFVTFVLMGLPFLQVRMGLPIATPIPRMLTADFDWPKADRRREFIRVKQKTDGQGSVRLERWPNQGSGVMSSVAWADGLVDIAAGQTIARGDAVPYLSFRDILDPVK; the protein is encoded by the coding sequence ATGTCCGAACCTTCTAATAGACGCCCACCGATGCTGGATTTTGATGCAGCTAAAGAACAGTTGCTGTCTTTTGCCGCCCCTCCTGTCATCACTGAAGACCTACCATTGCTTAAAGCACATGGTCGCGTGCTCGCCAAGGGTGTCACCTCACCCATGGACGTACCTGCATTTGCCAACAGCAGCATGGATGGCTACGCCATCTGTCCGGTTGACCACACGGCGTCGTCTTTGAACCTGACCGTTACCCAACGAATCGCGGCTGGCAGCCAGGGTACGCAACTCTTGCCTGGCCAAGCAGCACGTATCTTTACTGGTGCGCCCGTACCACCGGGGACTTATGCCGTGGTTCCACAAGAGGTTGTCGAAGTCAACGGCGATCAGATCACCATTGTCCAGGCCGTCAAAGCAGGCGATCACGTACGTGCCCAGGGTGAAGACATCTGCGTTGGCACTGAGATCATTGCCCCTGGCAAAAAACTCAAACCCGCCGATCTGGCACTTGCCGCCTCGGTTGGTGTCACCCATGTCACGACCTACAAACCGCTGACAGTGGCTATCTTGCTCACGGGTGACGAATTAGTCGAGCCCGGCAATCCACTTGGTCCCGGGCAAATCTACAACAGCAATCGCTATTGGTTGCAAAGCCTATTGACCGAGATCGGTTGCAATGTGCTCGATCCCGGCATTGTTCGCGACACCCCCGAAGACACTCGTGCCGCACTTCACGACGCCAGCCAGCAAGCAGATGTCATTATCACTTGTGGCGGCGTCTCGGTCGGCGAAGAGGATCACGTCAGGGCAGCAGTGGCCAGCATGGGCAGGATTGACCTTTGGCAAATCGCCATGAAACCCGGCAAGCCACTGGCCTATGGCAAGGCTAATCATGCAGATTTCATCGGTTTGCCGGGCAATCCTGTTAGTGCATTTGTGACATTCGTACTCATGGGTTTGCCATTCTTGCAAGTCCGCATGGGGCTGCCAATTGCAACCCCGATTCCAAGAATGCTGACCGCAGACTTTGACTGGCCCAAGGCTGATCGCAGGCGCGAATTTATTCGAGTCAAGCAAAAGACTGATGGGCAGGGCAGTGTACGCTTAGAACGTTGGCCCAACCAGGGCTCTGGCGTCATGAGCAGCGTGGCCTGGGCCGACGGTTTGGTCGACATTGCTGCGGGACAAACCATTGCGCGTGGCGATGCGGTACCCTATCTGTCTTTTAGAGACATATTGGATCCGGTCAAATGA
- a CDS encoding Crp/Fnr family transcriptional regulator yields the protein MNMPKDVQHKLATHPLFDGMGRSQQNWLFTVGESISLAKHEYLFRRGEQSGRLYVLLSGHIKLSIPAERGQEKVLEFLSPGDVFGESALLTNHLAITDAQALGPSELLAFQGKDVMVAVTRVPSFAQQILTNLSQRVETLFRDMESTSLLSAAQRVAEYLLRQPRVGNQAKLPFHKRAIASKLGLQPETFSRSLQQLAADGLISVRGARVVIHDADKLQAMLV from the coding sequence ATGAACATGCCCAAGGATGTGCAGCACAAACTGGCCACTCATCCTCTGTTTGATGGCATGGGTCGCAGCCAGCAGAACTGGCTTTTTACCGTTGGCGAGTCGATTTCGCTTGCCAAGCACGAGTACCTGTTTCGCCGTGGTGAGCAAAGTGGTCGGTTATATGTACTGCTGTCTGGGCACATCAAACTCTCAATTCCGGCCGAGCGCGGTCAGGAGAAAGTCCTGGAGTTCTTGTCACCAGGTGATGTGTTTGGAGAGTCGGCTCTGTTAACAAACCATTTGGCAATTACCGACGCTCAGGCACTCGGACCTTCGGAGCTGCTCGCATTTCAGGGCAAAGATGTGATGGTGGCTGTTACTCGAGTACCGTCATTTGCCCAGCAGATACTGACAAACTTAAGCCAGCGTGTTGAGACCCTGTTTCGTGACATGGAGTCAACCAGTCTGTTGTCAGCAGCTCAACGTGTAGCGGAATACCTGTTACGTCAGCCCAGGGTCGGCAATCAGGCAAAGCTGCCGTTTCACAAGCGCGCGATCGCTTCAAAGCTTGGGCTTCAACCTGAGACCTTCTCTAGGTCTTTGCAGCAATTGGCTGCAGATGGGTTAATTTCAGTGCGTGGCGCTCGAGTGGTCATCCACGATGCTGATAAGTTGCAGGCGATGCTGGTTTAA
- a CDS encoding BRO-N domain-containing protein produces MSKRIDKVSPRIEDRIVIFQEKTIRRTWHKNEWWFSIQDVVTVLTSSTNPADYIKKMRLRDKQLSQGWGQFVTPLRLETEGGIQRANCANTEGIFRIIQSIPSPKAEPFKLWLAQVGYERVKEIEDPELASARARELYESKGYPKDWIEKRMRSIAVRGALTDEWRVRGVAEGREYSILTAEIARATFGVNPSEHKKLKGLEQAKAANLRDHMTDLELIFTMLGEASTTEIAKRKDAQGFQENRSAAREGGTVAGNARKELENKSGRPVVSSESYLGESQDARTEAAIMVSKTKTAGVRKRQSNKSGSRKG; encoded by the coding sequence ATGAGCAAGAGGATAGATAAGGTCTCGCCTCGGATTGAAGACCGCATCGTCATTTTCCAAGAAAAGACGATCCGCCGTACCTGGCACAAGAACGAATGGTGGTTCTCGATTCAGGATGTGGTCACTGTGCTGACCAGTAGCACGAATCCTGCTGACTACATCAAGAAAATGCGCTTGCGTGACAAGCAGTTATCTCAAGGGTGGGGACAATTTGTCACCCCCCTTCGGTTAGAAACCGAGGGCGGTATTCAGCGCGCTAACTGCGCCAATACAGAGGGCATTTTCCGAATTATCCAGTCCATTCCCTCGCCTAAGGCTGAGCCTTTCAAGCTGTGGTTGGCTCAGGTCGGCTACGAGCGTGTTAAGGAAATTGAAGACCCGGAACTGGCCAGTGCTCGGGCGCGTGAGCTCTACGAATCCAAGGGCTATCCCAAGGACTGGATCGAGAAGCGCATGCGATCCATCGCTGTTCGAGGTGCACTCACTGACGAGTGGAGGGTGCGCGGCGTCGCCGAGGGGCGCGAATATTCCATCCTTACTGCTGAAATCGCCCGCGCAACATTCGGAGTTAACCCTAGCGAACACAAAAAGCTCAAGGGGTTAGAGCAGGCAAAGGCTGCCAACCTGCGTGACCATATGACCGACTTGGAATTGATCTTCACCATGCTCGGCGAGGCTAGCACCACCGAGATTGCTAAGCGCAAGGATGCTCAGGGTTTCCAAGAGAATCGTAGTGCGGCTCGAGAAGGCGGCACGGTGGCCGGAAATGCGCGTAAGGAACTTGAGAACAAGTCGGGCAGGCCAGTAGTCAGCTCTGAAAGTTACCTTGGTGAGTCTCAAGATGCTAGAACTGAGGCAGCAATCATGGTTTCTAAGACGAAAACGGCTGGAGTCCGTAAGCGCCAAAGCAACAAGAGTGGTTCCCGGAAGGGATGA